One Bosea sp. 124 genomic window, GCTTCCGCGACGGGCCGTTCGACACCGGCTTCATCGAGCGCAACCTGTCGGCGCTCGGGGCCGAGCCGCAAGCGCTTGATGCGGCGGCGGTCGCGGCTGCCGCGCTCCAGCTCGAGGAGGAGCGCCAGCTCGCCGGCTTGATGCAGGCGCCCGAGCGGATCGAGGGTGAGCACCGCTCGCCCTGGCTCGACGCCGACGCCTTCTCGCTGATGCCGCGCCCGCCGATCGGGCTGCCGCTTCTCGTCGATGGCGAGCGGGTCGAGGCGCAGATCGAATGGCAGGAGGGCAACGCCCACGTCAGCCTGCCTGGCCATGACATCGACGAGGGCGAGCACGAGATCGCGCTGGCCGAGGCCGAGAGGGGGACCTATCTCGCCTTGCATCGCGGCCGGCAGACATCTGTCGCGCTGTTCGATCCGTTCGGCGTCGATCTCGACGCGGCGGTGGGCGCGGGCGGCGTGATCAAGGCGCCGATGCATGGCAAGCTCGTCGCGCTCTTCGTGTCGGTCGGGGAGACGGTGGTGAAGGGCCAGCGGCTCGCGATCGTCGAGGCGATGAAGATGGAGCATGTGCTGACAGCCCCGCGCGACGGCCTCGTCAGCGAGGTCGCCGGCGAGCCGGGCTCGCAGGTGGCCGAGGGCGCGAAGGTCGTGGTGCTGGGAGAGTAAGCTGAATCGTCGGAATCGCTTGCGTGCGTTTCCTCGCGTATTGATTCAGGTCGGTGGCGATGCGGGTGTTGCCCGTCATTGCTTCGATGCGCTCCCAATAACGATCAAACGTCCAAGCTGTGGAGAAACGCCGCAGGTGCTGGCCGGGGCGACTCGGCCGCACTACGTTGCCGGCCATGCCTCTCCATCTGCTCAAGCTCTGCGTCGGCGCCGAATCGATCAGCGATCTCGAAGAGTGGATCGAGGAGCGCATGATGCTGGAGCACCGGCTCGGCCGCCCGCAGGAGCAGATGCACACCACGCGCATGGTGCCCAAGCGCGTCGACGAACTGGTCGATGGCGGGTCGCTCTACTGGGTGATCAAGGGCCAGATCTCGGCGCGGCAACGCCTGACAGCGATCCGCCCCTTCACCGATGGCGACGGGATCGGCCGCTGCCATCTCGTGCTGGAGCCTGTCGTGGTGCCGCTGGAGCCGCGGCCGTGCCGGCCGTTCCAGGGCTGGCGCTATCTCGCCGACAAGGACGCACCGCGCGACATCACCGGCCGCAGCGGCGATCTCGGCGCGATGCCGGAGGCGCTGCGGCGCGAGCTGGCGGATCTGGGGCTGCTGTAGCACCGGTGCGGGGCGCAGGTTACGGATTGGCGGCGATACCGGATTTTGCTATCTGTTGGTATCGAACGGAGGGTGCCGCCATGCCGAAGACCACGTCCATTTCGCTCGGTGATCATTTCAACGGCTTTATCGGCGCGCAAGTGAAGACGGGCCGTTATGGCTCCGCAAGCGATGTCGTGCGGGCCGGTCTGCGTCTGCTCGAAGAGCACGAAGCGCGGGTCAAGGCGCTTCAGGACGCATTGATCGCCGGCGAGGAGTCGGGCCCGCCGGTTGCCTTCGACAACGAGACGTTTGTGGGGCGGATGCGCGCCAGGCATGGCTGAGCCGGGTCGCTACCGGCTTTCTCCACGGGCGCTGACCGATCTCGAGGAGATCTGGTCCTACCCGGCCGCGCGCTGGTCGCCGGAGCAGGCGGAAAGCTATCACACAACGATCATGGCCACGTTCGAGGGGCTGGCTGCAGGCAGGAAGCAGGGTCGTCCTGTCGATGTTCGCGCCGGCTATTGGAAATATCCGGTCGGATCACATCTGGTCTTTTACCGTCTCTCCGAGACGGGCATCGACGTCATGCGCCTGCTTCACCAGCGGATGGATGTGAGGCGACATCTGTAAGCGGCGACGCAGCCGCTCTTACACCGCGATGTTGTCGATCAGCCGCGTCGCGCCGATCCGCGCCGCGACCAGCAGACGGATCGGCCCATCGGCCAGCGAGGTCACGGGCGCCAGCGTCTCGCCGTGGCGGGCTTCCAGATAGTCGAGCTCGAAGCCGGCCGAGATGATCTCGCCCTGCGCCTCCGCCACGGCCTTGAACAGCTCGTCGCGGTTGCGGATGCGGACGGCGAGCGCCTGCATGACCTGGTGCAGCAACGGGGCGAGTGCGCGATGCTCGGGGGCGAGGTAGCGGTTGCGCGAGGACATGGCGAGGCCGTCTGGCTCGCGGATCGTCGGTAGCGGCACGATCGCGATGCCGAGGTCGAGATCGGCTGCCATGCGCGTGACGACCTTCATCTGCTGGTAGTCCTTCTCGCCGAAGACGGCGAAGTCGGCGCGCGACTGACTGAAGAGCTTGCAGCAGATCGTCGCGACGCCCTCGAAATGCGTTGGCCGGAAGCGGTCGTCGAGGCCGACGGCGGCTGGTCCGAGCAGCAGCACGCGGGTCGCGAAGCCAGCCGGGTACATTTCCTCCACCGGGGGAAAGAAGACCGCGTCGGCGCCTGCGGCGACGAGCATGGCGCAATCATCGTCGAAGGTGCGCGGATATTTCTTGAAGTCCTCATGCGGGGCGAACTGCGTCGGGTTGACGAAGATCGAGACGATCACCCGCCTGGCATGGCGCTGTGCTTCCGCGACCAGCGCGATATGGCCCTCATGCAGCGCCCCCATGGTCGGCACGAGCCCGACCTTCTCGCCGGCTCCGTGCCATCCCGCCACCGCAGCGCGCATCGCGGTCACCGTCTCGTACACCGCGATTCCGGTCATGGGCGTTTCTCTTGTTGTCGCTATCTCATGTGGGGATCGCCGATCCCCTTGCGGGTGACGGGTAGCAAATGCAACGCGAACCGCCAATATCAAGCGCATGACAGACAAGACCGACAGGGCTCTCGACAAGGCCAAGGGAGCGGGCGTCGCCGCCGGGCATTCCGCGCCGGGTGAGATCGACCGCTTCCTCGGCGCCGCGAAGCAGCTGGCGCCGCTGGCCACCGGGCAGGCTGGCCGCCTCGTCTTCGCGCTCGACGCGACGATGAGCCGGCAGCCGAGCTGGGACCTGGCCTGCTCGCTGCAGTCGCGGATGTTCGAGGTCGCGGCGACGAGCGGCGGGCTCGCGGTGCAGCTCGTTTATTTTCGGGGCCTGGGCGAGTGCCGGGCCTCGGGCTGGGTCGGCGAGCCGCGCCGCCTGAACGGGCTGATGGCGGCGATCACCTGCCAGGGCGGCCAGACCCAGATTGCACGCGTCCTCAAGCATGTCCGTGACGAGGCGAAGGCCGTGCCGATCCGCGCCTTCGTGCTCGTCGGCGATGCGATGGAGGAGGATGTCGATGCGCTCGCCGCGCTCGCGGGCGAACTCGGACTGCGCGGCATCCGCGGCTTCCTGTTCCAGGAGGGGCATGATCCCGCGGCGAGTGCCGCCTTCGCCACGATGGCGCGATTGACCGGCGGGGCGCATGCGCGCTTCGACGTGAACGCGCCGGATTCGCTGCTGGAGTTGTTGCGTGGTGCCGCGGCTTATGCCGCGGGCGGGCGCGAGGCGATGCTGAAGCTCGCAGGCGCGAGCCCTGCCGTGCGCGGGCTGCTGGGCGCGATGGATGGAGGCCGCCGGTGACGCTGCTCTACGGCATCGTCGCCGTCCTGCTGTTTTGGTGGCTGTCGAAGCTCTTCGCTGGCACCAACCCGAAGCTGCTCGCCAAGGTGGTGAAGAGCGGCGGGGGCGTGCTGTCGCTCGGCGTCGCCGGGCTGCTGATGATGCGCGGCCGGATGGACATGGCGCTTTTCGTCGGCGGCATCGGCGCTTGGCTGCTCGGCTGGAGCGCGACGGGGCCCGGCGGCATCCGCTTTCCCTGGGGCAAGGGCGCAGGGGAGACACCGGGCACGCGCTCGAAGGTGGCATCCGCCCTGCTCGCCATGGAACTGGACCACGACAGCGGCGGCATGACCGGAAAGGTCAGCGGCGGCAGCTTCGCCGGGCGCCGTCTCGACGATCTGTCGCAGGCCGAGATCGGCGTGCTGATGCGCGAATGCCTGGCGCAGGATCCGGACGGAGCACGGCTGCTAGAGGCATATCTCGACCGCCGGTCGCCCGGCTGGCGTGAAGACGCTGATCGTCACCGCGACGCGGGGCAGGGCCGCGCGGCGCGCACGGGCGCGATGTCGCATCAGGAGGCCTACGAGATCCTGGGGCTTCAGCCGGGGGCGGGCGAGGAGGCGATCCGCGAGGCCCATCGTGCCCTGATGAAGCGTATCCACCCGGACGCCGGGGGCACCAGCGGACTTGCCGCTCGCGTCAACCAGGCCAAGGACGTCCTTCTGAAGTGAGGTGCCGGCCGGGAACAGGGAGGAGGTCTGGTACGACATGTCAGCGTTCCTTGTCCGTGTCCGTCAGCCGCGGGTGGCGAAGCAGGCGAAGCCGTCGCGCTTGAGCCGCGCGCAGGCGTTCTGAGCGTCCTTGGGGTCCTCGAAGCCGGCGAAGCGGGCGCGGAACAAAGTGGAGCCCCCCTTCTCGACCTTCTCCGTGAAGCCCGAGGCGTCGGCGAGCGGGCCTGACGCCTTGGCGCGGGCCCGCGCCAGGATGTCCTTGGCCTTGGCCTCGTCATCGGTGGCGCCGAGCTGGATGATCCACTTGCCGGCGGTGGCGACGGTCGGGCGGCTTTCGCTCGGCCTGGCCGGCTCGGGAGCCTTCTCGGCTGCCTTCGCCATGGTGGTGCTGCCGGCGTCGTGAGCCTTCTCGGCCTGTGGCTGAGCCATGGCGACCTTGTGCTCGGCGACCTTGAGGGCGGGCTTCTCCTCGGGCTCTGCGACCTTGGCGATCGAGGAGGTGACATCGACATTCGCCGGCGGGCGCATGACCTTGCCGTCGACCGGAGGCGCGCCGATCGACCAGCGCATTGCGGAGGGTGTCGTCGTCGCGGCGACGGGGCGCATGCCGGAAATCTGCAACTGCTGGGCGCCGACATTCACGGGACGCGGCGGGGCGATCGGGGTCGTCGTCGCGACCGGAGCATAAGCGCGGGCGGCGGCCGGGAGCGGAGCCTCGGCCTCGATGCGCGGACGCGGCACCGGAAGGGGCGCGGGCTCTGCGACAGCGGCGGCCACAACCGGCGCGGCCGGGCGCTGACGCTCCTGGATGCGCTCATGCGCCTGCGGCCGCTCTTCCGGCTCGGGGGCTTCCGCGACCATGGACGAGGCGCGGCCGCTGGTGGCGGCCTTGGGCAGGTTGGCGACGACGAGGTCGGCCATGATCTTGTCGCGCGAGGCGCCGGAGCGGCCACCCAGCACGACCGAGACGACATGGCGCCCGTCGGCCTTGGCCGAGGTCATCAGGTTGAAGCCGGAGAGATTGGTGTAGCCGGTCTTGATGCCGTCCACGCCTTCGATCCGGCCGAGCAGCTTGTTGTGGTTGCGGTAGGCGCCGCCGGCATAGTTGAACACCCGCGTCGAGAACATCGGGTAGTAGCGCGGGAAGCGCTCCTGGATGGCGCGGGCGAGGATCGTCAGGTCGCGCGCCGTGGTGATGTTCGGCGGGCTGTGCGGCAGGCCATGGGGATTGTAGAAGGTCGAGTTGCGCATGCCGAGGGTGCGGGCCCTGGCGGTCATCATGCGAGCGAATTCGTCCTCGGAGCCACCGACGTTTTCCGCGATGGCGACGGCGACGTCGTTGGCCGATTTGGTGATGAGCGCCAGGATGGCGTCACGAACCTCTATAGTCTCGCCCGGCGCGAAGCCGATCTTCGACGGGGCCTGCCGCGCCGCATAGGCGGAAACGGTCAGCTCCGAATCCATGTTGAACTTGCCGCGCTCGAGCTGCTCGAACAGCAGATAGAGCGTCATGACCTTGGTGATCGAAGCGGGGATGCGCGGGGCGTCCTCGTTGACCGCATGCAGGGTCCGGCCGGACTTCACGTCCACGACCATTGCGGCATAGGGCGGGGCGTAGCCGCCGCCGACATGGCGCCGCTTCTTGCGCGCCGCTTCGGCGGGAGACGCAACGGCTGCGACCGCCACCGCGACGATTCCGATCATTCCGACGAGCGCGCGAAGACGCACGCGCCGGGACCCAACGCAACTGAAAACCATGAACCCGCCTCAACCAGAACTCACGTCCCGGTCCCAAGGCCGCGTCTTTCGACGTGGCATATGGGACACAGTGAAGGAGGTTAGGACGATGCGGTTACGGAGCCGTTAAAAGGCTAACGATCTCGACAGGTGCCGGCGGTGTGAGAGGGGCGCGTCTGATGCATTGCAGCACGTCCTTGACATTCATGTTGCGGTGCACAATATGAGGTCAGTCCCGGTGGTGAACGCTTTCATCTGACCTTGGGGCGAGAAACCCGGGCCATCAGGCTCGTCAGCAGAGGCGGCATTTGCGTGCCGAGGGAAGAAACATGATTCAGCAGTTCGAGACGATCCAGAAGGCCTCCAAGGACAACGTTGACGCCGCTCTGAAGGCGTTCGGTGTGACCTCCAAGAGCGTCCAGACCATCGCCGTCGAGGCGACCGACTATGCCAAGAAGTCCTTCGAGGCCGGCACCGCGACGCTCGAGAAGCTCGCCGCCGTCAAGACCCTCGACAAGGCGCTCGAGATCCAGACGGACTACGTCAAGACCGCTTTCGAGGGCGCCGTCGCCCAGATGACGAAGATGGGCGAGCTCTACACCTCGCTGGCCAAGGACGCCTACAAGCCGTTCGAGGGCATCGTCGCCAAGGTCGTTCCGGCCACCAAGTGAGCTGACGCCGCGCCGCGATGGCGGCGCAGGCTCGCTGATCCGATCGGAAGCCCGGCCTCGCGGCCGGGCTTTTTCTTTGCTGACCACTCGGCTGCCGGTCCTCGCGCGTCTCGCGCAGTTTCAACCGATTGAAAAAAGCGCGCAGGAAGCGCATGTCTTGGCCGATCGCCGCGCGCGTCGCGGCCTGCAAGCCAGTGGTCTTCGTCCATGCTCGATAAAGCGATCCCGCCGCGTACGCTCAAGCTCAACGCCGTCGATAATGTAGCTGTTGCCGTCGATCCCGTCGATGTCGGGGTGATGGCAGCCGGGGTGACGGCGCTGAAGCGCATTCCGCGCGGGCACAAGCTGGCGCTGAGCAAGATTGCGACCGGCGAGCCGATCCGCAAGTTCGGCCAGATCATCGGCTTCGCCACGGTCGACATCTCACCTGGCGAATGGGTGCACGAGCACAATACGGGTTTCCACGCCTTCGAGCGCGACTATGCCTTCTGCGCCGAGGCGAAGCCGGAATTCGTGCTGCCGGTGGAGCAGCAGGCGACTTTCGAGGGCTTCCGCCGCGCCAACGGCAAGGCCGGCACGCGCAACTATGTGGGTATCCTGACCTCGGTGAACTGCTCGGCCTCGGCGGCGCGCTTCATGGCCGAAGAGGTCAAGCGCTCGGGTCTGCTCGCCGACTATCCGAATGTCGACGGCGTCATCGCACTGACCCACGGGACGGGCTGCGGCATCGACTACAATGGCGAGAGCTTCGAGGTCTTGAAGCGCACCACCTGGGGCTATGCCTGCAACCCCAACATGGCGGCGGTGCTCGTCGTCGGTCTCGGCTGCGAGGGGTTCCAGATCAAGCGCATGAAGGACGCCTATGGCGTCGAGGAGAGCGACGTCTTCCGCACCCTAACGATCCAGGAGACCGGGGGCACGAAGAAGGCGGTCGCCGCCGGGATCGAGGCGCTCAAGGTCATGCTGCCGATCGCCAACCGCGCCGTGCGCGAGACGGTGCCGGCTTCCGAACTGATGCTGGCGCTGCAATGCGGCGGCTCGGACGGCTATTCGGGCATCACCGCCAACCCGGCGCTGGGCAAGGCGGTCGACCTTCTGGTCGAGCATGGCGGCACGGCGATCCTCTCCGAGACGCCGGAGATCTACGGCGCCGAGCATCTGCTGACGCGGCGTGCCGCCACGCGCGAGGTCGGCGAAAAGCTCGTCGGTATCATCAAGTGGTGGGAGGACTATACCGCCCGCGCCCGGATGGACATGAACAACAACCCGTCGCCCGGTAACAAGGCCGGCGGGCTGACGACCATCCTGGAGAAATCGCTTGGCGCCGCCGCCAAGGGCGGCACCAAGACGCTGGCCGCCGTCTATCATTATGCCGAGCCGGTGAAGTCGAAGGGCTTCGTCTATATGGACACGCCCGGCTACGATCCGGTCTCCGCCACGGGGCAGGTCGCCGGTGGTGCCAACATCCTCGCCTTCACCACGGGGCGCGGTTCGGCTTATGGCTGCAAGCCGACCCCTTCGGTCAAGCTCGCCACCAACACGCCGATGTATCTGAAGCAGACCGACGACATGGACCTCAATTGCGGCGATGTCCTCGACGGGGTGACGCTGGAGGAAAAGGGCCAGGAGATTTTCGACTACCTGCTGCGCATCGCCTCCGGCGAGCACTCCAAGTCCGAAGAGATGGGTTATGGCGATGCCGAGTTCGTGCCCTGGCAGATCGGCGCAACGATGTGAGGTGCGGCCGGGTGTCTTGCCGCGACGGCGCCGTTGGCCTCAGGACAGCGGGCTAGCCCTGCAGCAGCCTGACACGCGTTCCCCATGGATCAATCGTCTCGAAGCCGCCTGACAGCGGTGTCGCAACGCTGCCGCCTGTGACG contains:
- a CDS encoding type II toxin-antitoxin system ParD family antitoxin — its product is MPKTTSISLGDHFNGFIGAQVKTGRYGSASDVVRAGLRLLEEHEARVKALQDALIAGEESGPPVAFDNETFVGRMRARHG
- a CDS encoding SPOR domain-containing protein gives rise to the protein MIGIVAVAVAAVASPAEAARKKRRHVGGGYAPPYAAMVVDVKSGRTLHAVNEDAPRIPASITKVMTLYLLFEQLERGKFNMDSELTVSAYAARQAPSKIGFAPGETIEVRDAILALITKSANDVAVAIAENVGGSEDEFARMMTARARTLGMRNSTFYNPHGLPHSPPNITTARDLTILARAIQERFPRYYPMFSTRVFNYAGGAYRNHNKLLGRIEGVDGIKTGYTNLSGFNLMTSAKADGRHVVSVVLGGRSGASRDKIMADLVVANLPKAATSGRASSMVAEAPEPEERPQAHERIQERQRPAAPVVAAAVAEPAPLPVPRPRIEAEAPLPAAARAYAPVATTTPIAPPRPVNVGAQQLQISGMRPVAATTTPSAMRWSIGAPPVDGKVMRPPANVDVTSSIAKVAEPEEKPALKVAEHKVAMAQPQAEKAHDAGSTTMAKAAEKAPEPARPSESRPTVATAGKWIIQLGATDDEAKAKDILARARAKASGPLADASGFTEKVEKGGSTLFRARFAGFEDPKDAQNACARLKRDGFACFATRG
- a CDS encoding DUF1489 family protein, whose amino-acid sequence is MPLHLLKLCVGAESISDLEEWIEERMMLEHRLGRPQEQMHTTRMVPKRVDELVDGGSLYWVIKGQISARQRLTAIRPFTDGDGIGRCHLVLEPVVVPLEPRPCRPFQGWRYLADKDAPRDITGRSGDLGAMPEALRRELADLGLL
- a CDS encoding DnaJ domain-containing protein: MTLLYGIVAVLLFWWLSKLFAGTNPKLLAKVVKSGGGVLSLGVAGLLMMRGRMDMALFVGGIGAWLLGWSATGPGGIRFPWGKGAGETPGTRSKVASALLAMELDHDSGGMTGKVSGGSFAGRRLDDLSQAEIGVLMRECLAQDPDGARLLEAYLDRRSPGWREDADRHRDAGQGRAARTGAMSHQEAYEILGLQPGAGEEAIREAHRALMKRIHPDAGGTSGLAARVNQAKDVLLK
- a CDS encoding altronate dehydratase family protein — its product is MLDKAIPPRTLKLNAVDNVAVAVDPVDVGVMAAGVTALKRIPRGHKLALSKIATGEPIRKFGQIIGFATVDISPGEWVHEHNTGFHAFERDYAFCAEAKPEFVLPVEQQATFEGFRRANGKAGTRNYVGILTSVNCSASAARFMAEEVKRSGLLADYPNVDGVIALTHGTGCGIDYNGESFEVLKRTTWGYACNPNMAAVLVVGLGCEGFQIKRMKDAYGVEESDVFRTLTIQETGGTKKAVAAGIEALKVMLPIANRAVRETVPASELMLALQCGGSDGYSGITANPALGKAVDLLVEHGGTAILSETPEIYGAEHLLTRRAATREVGEKLVGIIKWWEDYTARARMDMNNNPSPGNKAGGLTTILEKSLGAAAKGGTKTLAAVYHYAEPVKSKGFVYMDTPGYDPVSATGQVAGGANILAFTTGRGSAYGCKPTPSVKLATNTPMYLKQTDDMDLNCGDVLDGVTLEEKGQEIFDYLLRIASGEHSKSEEMGYGDAEFVPWQIGATM
- a CDS encoding phasin family protein, whose product is MIQQFETIQKASKDNVDAALKAFGVTSKSVQTIAVEATDYAKKSFEAGTATLEKLAAVKTLDKALEIQTDYVKTAFEGAVAQMTKMGELYTSLAKDAYKPFEGIVAKVVPATK
- the panC gene encoding pantoate--beta-alanine ligase, producing the protein MTGIAVYETVTAMRAAVAGWHGAGEKVGLVPTMGALHEGHIALVAEAQRHARRVIVSIFVNPTQFAPHEDFKKYPRTFDDDCAMLVAAGADAVFFPPVEEMYPAGFATRVLLLGPAAVGLDDRFRPTHFEGVATICCKLFSQSRADFAVFGEKDYQQMKVVTRMAADLDLGIAIVPLPTIREPDGLAMSSRNRYLAPEHRALAPLLHQVMQALAVRIRNRDELFKAVAEAQGEIISAGFELDYLEARHGETLAPVTSLADGPIRLLVAARIGATRLIDNIAV
- a CDS encoding type II toxin-antitoxin system RelE/ParE family toxin; this translates as MAEPGRYRLSPRALTDLEEIWSYPAARWSPEQAESYHTTIMATFEGLAAGRKQGRPVDVRAGYWKYPVGSHLVFYRLSETGIDVMRLLHQRMDVRRHL